GCAATCATGCCGTTCTTTTTGCCTTCAAACCGGCTCATCATAAAGACCTTCTGGCTCTGGGGCGGCAGGGAGCGGATAATTTCTTCAATTTTTAGGGCTAATTCGCTGTATTGCAGCAATTGCTGAGGGGTGTTGACCGTGTCGGGTTCCAGCCGATCGTCGGTGATGGCTTCGTGGCCCAATTCGGAGCGCAGGTGCGCAAAAGCCGCATGCCGGACGGATGTAAACAGGTAGGCCCGGTATGAAGTCGTTACGGCCCGATGCAACTGCTTTTGCCAGAACTGCGCAAAAATATCGACCACCAGATCCTCCGCCACTTCCCGGGAATACACAAACCGGACTGCGTGGCTGCACAGGGGATGGTAATACCGTTTGAACAGGAGTTGATAGCCCGTTTCGGGATTTTCTTCAAACGCTTTGCGGATAAACAGTTCCGAATCCGTAGGGATGGGGATTTTTCCTGCCGGCTCTTCCCCTTCCGGATGAACGGGTCTGCCGGGAAGGCGGGAAAGGTGGAGGGCATTTTCCGGGTTGGCCGAA
This Larkinella insperata DNA region includes the following protein-coding sequences:
- a CDS encoding RNA polymerase sigma-70 factor, coding for MNRSANPENALHLSRLPGRPVHPEGEEPAGKIPIPTDSELFIRKAFEENPETGYQLLFKRYYHPLCSHAVRFVYSREVAEDLVVDIFAQFWQKQLHRAVTTSYRAYLFTSVRHAAFAHLRSELGHEAITDDRLEPDTVNTPQQLLQYSELALKIEEIIRSLPPQSQKVFMMSRFEGKKNGMIAQELQLSIKTVEGHITKVLTILRRVLQEYGLLSALAGVSFWVLERGLTLLFQLLPSAIFLNV